Genomic DNA from Chitinophaga lutea:
CCGCGATACGAACAAAGACGGCATCGTGAGCGACGAAGACCGTATCGCGGCCGGTACCGCGCTGCCCGACAAAATGTACAGCTTTTACGGTGGCGTGAACTACAAGGGACTGGATCTGACGTTCAACTTCAACGGCGTGGCCGGCAACAAGATTTACGACAACACCGCGAACGCCAATTTCTACAAACTGCGTTTATCGAAGAATGTGAACGCTACCCGCGAAGCGCTGAAATACCCGGAAGAGTCGGTGAACAACGCCGCTCCCGTGAGCACCCGCTACCTGAAAGACGGCGCTTTCCTGCGCCTCAACAACGTTACGCTGGGATACAATTTCAATACACGGTCCCTGGGCATCAACAACTACATCAAAACGCTCCGCCTGGCTGTAACCGGCCAGAACCTGTGGGTGTCTACCAAATACGACGGGTACGATCCGGAAGTGAACGCGGATAAACAGATCAATGGCGTATACTCCTACGGCATCGATTTCATGAGTTATCCGAAAGCCAAATCCGTGCTTTTCAGTTTAAATGTTTCATTCTAAGCGCTAACACACATGAAAAAGATACAATCCTACATACTCCTCGCTTTTGCAGGCATCGCGGTGACCTCCGGCTGTACGAAGCTCAACGAAGAGGTGCTCGACGAAATACTGATCACGCAGCAGACGGAAAAAGAAGTGGCGGAAGGGGTGACCTCGGCCGCTTACGCGAAGCTGCCGGACATCTGGCAGCACACCACCTATTTCGCGCTGCAGGAAATCTCCACGGATGAAGCCATTCTTCCGTACCGTGGCGGTACGGACTGGGGTGATAACGGGATTTATTTGTCCCTGCACCGGCACGAAACCACCAGCACCGATCCGAATGTGCGCAATACCTGGAATCACATCTTCCAGGGAATTTCGAGGGCATTCACCGCTATGGAAGCGTTAAAGACCAATAAGGACCCGAATGCGCCCCTCTTCCTGGCGGAGGCGAGGGGGATCGCGGCGTATTATTCCATGCTTTCCTTCGACCTGTTCGGCCTGGTGTTCGTGAAAGAGGATGCGGAAAAAACATCCAAAATACTGCGCGGCACCGAAGCGCTGGAATACATCAAATCCGAACTGCTGGCTATTGAGCCCGTTGTGGAAAGCACCACGGGCCCGGGCCGCATCACCAAGGGCGCCGTTTGGGGCCTGCTGGCGCGCCTGTATCTCAACGCCGCCGTGTACCGCGACCGGTATGCCGCCACTTTCGACTTCAAGAAGGAAGATATGGACAAGGTGGTGGAGTATTGCGACAAGATCATCTCCAGCGGCCAGTACAGCCTTTCTCCCGAATATTTCGCCCTCTTCGACGATGCGAACCATACCAACAAGGAACTGATCTTCGCGGTAGACCAGCGCGCGGATCTGAACGGGCATAACCGTATGGCGTATTTTTCCCTGTCCGGCGACATGTTCCCGCTGCCCGCCTATACCGGCGCCAACGGCACCGACGGGCCGGCCATTACGCCCGACTTTTACCGCGCCTGGGCCAATTCCACCGCACCGCTGGACCCTGCACAGGCAGACGGCCGCTTCTTCAAGCAGAACCTCTCCATTTACACCAATCCCAACGATTCCTGTGTGGAAGCGTCCAAGTTCAACATCAACCGCGGCATCCTCCGCGGCCAGCAATACGGCCTTGTCCGCCAGGGCGGGGTGTTCCTGAAATGCGATAACGGGTTTATGAAATTGCGGAAGCTGGTGCACGATACCCGCAGCAAACCGACGCTGCTTGTTGACTTCACCGAGCAGGTAGACTTCACCGTGCCCGGCAGCAACTATAATTCAGGCTACCGCGTGTCCAAATACGAATTCAGCAAAACCTCCGTGAGCGGCCGTAACTTCGGGGAGCACGACATCGTGATCCTCCGTTTGGCGGATGCTTACCTGATGCGCGCCGAGGCCAAACTCAGAAGAGGTGATGCCGCCGCTACCGCGCTGGCGGATGTGAACACGGTAAGGGCCTCCAGGACCGCACGCATCGTGCCCGCGCCGCTCACCACCATCAACCTCGATCTGCTGCTGCGCGAAAGAGGGTTTGAATTCTACTGGGAATCGCAGCGCCGCACCGATATGATCCGTTTCGGTAAATACGAAGGCACCTGGACGGAAAAGAACAACACCGATAAACAGAAAAGGATCTTCCCGATCCCCCAAAGCCAGATCGATGGCTCCAGCATTCTGCCGGGTTACCTGGTACAGAATCCCGGTTATTAGTCTACAGGTCGGTTGAAAAACAGTAAACGTGCAGCTGCATCCCGCGGCTGCACGTTTTTTTTGATGCGCGCCACTGCCGGTTCGGGCGCGCCTTTTTTGTTATCCTATTTTTATTTCCTTGGTCGCTTTCGTTTGTTGTTCGCTTTTCGGAATCGTGAGTTTTAATACGCCGTCCGTATAGCTGGCCTTGATCTCTCCGTCTTTCGTATTGTCCGGCAGCTGGAAAGAACGGGTGAAGGCGTTGTAGCTGTATTCCCGGCGGCTGTATTGTTTGCCGTTGTCGGTCGATTCCTGTTGGGTTTCCGCGCTGATGGTCAGCGTATCATCTTCCACGTTTACTTTGAAGTCTTCTTTTTTAAAACCCGGCGCCACCACGTCGAGCTGGTAGCTTTTTTCATCTTCCGAAATATTTACGGCCGGCAATTGGGTACGCTTGGAAGAAAAATCAGGGAAGAAACTCTCCAGGTTCAGGAAGTCACGCCACGGGTCGTTGGCCGGGAATGACCTGTTCCGTCTTGCAAGGTTTGTGTTCATGGTAGTAATTTTTGTTCCGGGGAAAAACGCACAAAATGTGTTCCTGACCGCGCCTCCCGCGCTGCCGCGGGGATGTGCCCGGGCAGGTGCGGAAATTCGTCCACACAGTGTTACTGCTGTTTCCACCGGCGGTGCGTCCACAGCCAGTACTGCGGGTTTTCGCGGATGTCTTCTTCCAGGTATTCCGTGAATTTGTGCGTGATTTCATAAGGTAGTGAAACAGCGGGGGCATCGCAGATCAGGCGAAACGAGATTTCCCAGTCTGCGGGCCCCGCTGTTTTTTTGACCGATGCATAAACCACGGTTGCACCGGTCGTTTTGGCCAGCCTTTCCGCGCCGGTGATGACGCGGGTGGGCTGGTGCAGGAAACGGACCGTATGCGCCTCATTGGGCGGAAACTGGTCAGACACAAGAATGTAGGCGCCCGCCTGCGCTTTTTTCGTGAGCATATGCCTGCCCACCTTGTGCATGGGCAGCAGGCGGAGCCCGAACCGGGACCGCAGCCTTTGCATCACCCGGTTGAAAAAAGCGTTGGAGAGGGGTTTGTATACGGCGTAGAGGTTAAAGTTGAAATAACGCGGCAGAATGTTCAGGCTCTCCCAGTTGCCGTAATGCCCCAGCATGATGATGATGTTCTGCCCCTTCGCATGGAATTGCTCCAGCAGTTCCGGGTTTTTGACCCTGACCCGGTTTTTCATCTTCCGTTCCGATACGAAAAACATCATGCCCATTTCAAGGAATATCCGGCAGAAGTGGCGGTAGAAGCCGGCCGCCACCTGGCTGATGTCTGCATACGATCTTTCGGGAAACGAGCGGGAGAGGTTTTGCAGCACCACCGCATAGCGGTAGCGCAGAATTTTATATAACACAAAGTAAAGCATGGCATATATGTTAAAGGAACGCGAAATTACCCGCGACATAGGGGGAATGTCCCTGAATGCCGTTATGTTGATGACGCGCTGCTGCTATTTTGTACAAAGAGACGACAATCCGGCGGCAGCGGGTTGCAGAAAACGGATTAAAACTTGTGTAAAACGGATTTTTATGGATACAGCGTACAGGAAAGGCAGGAATGAAGGGTTATATGCCGGCAGCGATGCGATACAGGCGCAAGCGGCCCATGCGGGACCGCTTATGGGACAAATGGCCAGGGGGGTGGAAGGCAGGCCGTACGAGGAAAAAGAAAACCTGCCGGTTACGCCGCGTATGCAAACGCTGATCGACGAGATGCTGCAGTTTCGCAACGATGGCGGGTGGCAGCATCTCTACCTGCAGGCCAAAACACTGGAACTGCTGGCACTACAGTGCCAGCAGTTGGAAAACACAGCAAACAAACCCCGTGGCCTGCGGCCTGATGAGATCGGAAAAGTGCACCAGGCCCGCGAAGCCTTGCTGTGCGATATCCAGCATCCTCCGTCACTAACGGCGCTTGCACGAATCGCGGGACTGAATGAATACAAACTGAAGACCGGGTTTAAGGAAGTGTTCGGGAATACCGTTTTCGGTTACCTGAAAAACTACCGGCTGACGCTGGCCCGGCAACTCCTGCTGGGCGGCGGAAAAACGGCTACGGAAGTAGCGTACGAGACTGGTTATAGTACTTTGCAACATTTCAGTAACGAGTTTAAAAAGAAGTTTGGAATAAGCCCGGGCAAGCTGGGCGGAAAATAAAGTCAGTTCGAATCCGGAAAAAAACAGGTACACCCGCTATTGAAACTTAAGGACCAGTATAAGGATAAACAGGGTTTCACAGGGATAGGGAGGTACAATATAGGTGTATATTTCGCGACTATTAAAAAATCGGGGTGTACCTGTTTTGAGTTTTCATACTACCATAGGCAGATTGTTTAGGTGAATAATCGATGTTCGGATTGTAGGTTTTTCATAGGTAACTATTTGGCGACGGCGAGCTCCTGCGTCCAGAAATTGGCCACTTTGCCCACGGCGGTTTCTTTAATGTCTGCGTTCATCATGGAGAGGCAGTGCGTTTCGCTGCCCATCCAGCCCTCGATCACGGTTTTCTCCGTCAACACGCCCAGCGCCAGGTTTTCGCGGTACATTTTGTAGTAGTATCCCATTTTTTTGATCCGGTCGCCGGCAGTGCTGCCGTTTTTGCCGGTATGGCTCATGTAGCTGCTGTCGCGCATCTCCTTGCTGTGCAGCCAGGCCGCTTTTTCCAGCCTTTCGTTCCAGGTAAGGGGCGGTACGGGCGGCATGTAAGTTTTACCGCAATTGCAACCTTTCGCACGCACTGCGTTGATCATTTCCAGCAGCAGGTCTTTATTGATATTATTATCGAATGCGAATACGGAATCGGGCGCCGCAGCAGCGATGGCTGTGGCTTTCGGAGGTTCCCTCAGTTCGAGGGGTTCTTTTGAACAGCTTGAAAGGACATACGTCATCAGGGCCGCACCAAGGCAGATTGCAATTGTTTTCATGGAAATGGCTTGTAAAAGTGTTGAAAAAATAAGGTCCCTTGCCGCTATCGCAGCTCTTTTGGAGGAACCATCGGAAATCGGGGTGTGGAAAATCCTAACTTGTGGTGTGAGACCGTGATGGTCTTGTTGTTCGTACTTACTTCACTCAATCATTATGACACAAAGATAGATCCGTGGGGAGCCGTAAAAAAGGACGGCTGTCAAAGGATTGGATGAGCCTCATCCTGACACGAACATGGTACATGGACGGAAAACGGTGACGGCCGTCAGCCGGGGAATGACCGCCGTTGGTGATTTTGGCCGGATTTGGGCTAAAGTGCGGTTGTTTCGCAGGGAAAAGGCGGTTGCGGTGCATCTACGGTTGTTTCATGGGGGCGGTGAAGTGGGTATATAATGTAATATGGGGAAACAGGGCAGTTTACACCCATGCTTACGGTTGTTTCATGGTTGCCATGAAGTAGTTATACAATATAATGTGAGGGAAACAGGGCAATGCGGATGACGGGACAGGGCCGCGCCCTGTTGTCCGGAGAACAATCCGGAAGCGAGCCGGTTTATAGATTCCCCCGTTTGAACTTCTCCGGGAACGCCACGTGTTTTCCTGAAATCATAAACACGCCATTGCCCCTGTAATGTACGGTTTTAGGGTATCGGGGGTAAGTGGCGGCCTGCGCTTTCAATACTTCCAAAATGAAAAAGTTATAATCGTCGAGCATCTTCCTGTCTGCCAGCCGGCATTCGAAGTTGGCGTAACATTCTTTGATCCGCGGCGCTTTTACGGTAGCAGCGGGTTCTGCCGTCAATCCGAATTTTCTAAACTTGTTGACCCGTGTGCCGTGGGTGTTGCCGATACCGATGATGGTGCCGATCATATCTGCCGTAGGAATATTGATGACGCATTCCCCGCTTTGGCGGATCATCCCGAAACTGTGATTGGCGGCCGTGATCATACAGCCGATCAGCGATGGGGAAAACTCCAGCACCGTATGCCAGCCCATAGTCATGATGTTGTTTTTGCCCTTGTAGTGCGAACTGACGAGCACGACAGGGCCCGGCTCCAGGAAGCGGCGAATGTCCGATACGGGAAGATCTGCTTTCTTGTAGGGTCTTTTCATGGCAGGCTTTTATCAGTGACGGCAATGGCGGCTTGGCGTAAACTACGCTATTCGATATCCGGCACTTCCGGTTTGGCTTTGCAGTAATCGGCGAAACATTTCAGGATATAATCCCATCCTTCCGGGGAATCCATGCCTTTGAAATATTCCTCCGCGCCTTCGCCGTGCCGTTCAAAATACCGGTGCTCGAATTCCACCGCTTCGGGTAAAAAACGCACACTGACTTCGCTGGCTTTATCGGGGTCCGGTTCCGGTGTACGTTTGGGGCTGATCTGCCAGCTGAAGACGATGTGGTCGCCCGCGTCGAGGTCGATCACCCGGCCCCAGTCGCAGCGGAACCCGTATGGCCCCGTTTCGTGGCAGAAGCCGCCGCGGCAGCCGTCGATGGAAATCTGCTGGAGTTTGTCCTGCGCCCAGGTATATTGCCGGGGCCACCAGTTGTTCAGTTCATGTACAAACCTGGCATATGCCTGCATGGCGGGAATGCCGGTGGAGATATTGCGCCTGATGCTTTTCATACATGGTGTTTTTTGGGTTCCAGAATACAAATATGGTGCCCCGGAGGGCGCTCATGGGGGAATGTTGAACTGATTCACGATCATCCGCCAGGTTGCAGCCGCACTGTAAACGGCATCAGACGTATGCCCTTCACGGGGAGATGTCGAACATATCCATCGTCATCCAGTATTTGTCTTTGAAAATCCTGTAATGGATGGTATGCTCAGGGTGTTGGCGGATGAATGCGGTTGTTTGCCGGGACACTTCGCGGAATTCCCGGCAGGCGAAATATATCATGCGCGAACCGCCGTTTGTTTTGCGGCCCAGGTAAAGCGGCGCGCCGGCCGGTTCGAGCCGGGCCAGCAGTTCGTCTTCCAGCTGGTTCAATAAGTCGAGCGCGGCATTGTTCGGCAGGCCGTTTTCATCATAGGCGTATTCGATTTCCAGCACCAGCAGCCAGGGGTGGGAGGGTTTGTGCTGCCACTGCAGCAGGCTGGTGTTGAGCGCTGCGAAAATGGGCATATTGTATTCGTCTTGCGCCTCCAGCAGCGAAAAAGCGCCGTCGCCGTCCCATTGGGTGTTTTTGTATTTCTCTACGAATTCCGCTTCGCGCCAGGTAAGGTATTCCGATAATTTAGCAACGGGGATCAGGGTGTTGCCGTTGGCCGCGCCAAACCGCATGCTGTCGATCTGCATGCTGGCCGTCAGTTCGCCGAGCGCGTTTTCGAGAAATATCTGGATACCGCTGCCGATGGTGTCCTTATTGTCCTCGTCGTACTCCTGGTGCACGAAGGTGATGTCGATTTCGTCGGGAAATGCATCATCCCCGCTATTATAAAAACTGATATTGCCGGCATTGAACTCGTAGCCGCTCATGCGGATGCCGGTATCGAGGCCGATGGCCGGTTTCAGGGCCGTGAACCGCCAGCCGCGCATTGGCGGTGCGGCAGCAACCAGGTCTTCCGCAAACACAAATGCCTTGATTTCCCCTTCCGCGGAAATGACCAGCTCCGCCGTATCATCGTCGTACATACCGGTGAGGCAATAAAAGTTCTCATTCAGCTGGTGCAGTACCGGGCTCAGTTTGTCAAAAAAAAGCGTTTCGATCTGTTCGCCTTTCCTGACGGTTTTATGGAACTGTTTTTCATGCGCGGCGAACCATTTCCAGAATTCGTCGTAGGTACGGATTTGCACGGGCGCTTTGCCGAAGAGTTTATTGAGAAAGTTCATGGGGCGGCATTTGTACCGGTAAAATACAAATAATCGCAGAGGTTTGTATGTAGCGGTCTTCATCTTGTTGAAATACAGTATATTCGGTCAGTTAAACCCATGGCTGCCATGTTGTATTTTTATTATTTCCTGTATATCGGCTGGCATTGGAATTTTAACCTGGCCTGGTTCGTGATCAGGCACGAAATGGCCGGCGAGCGGCAGTACGGCATCCACACCACCGGCACGTACAATCTGAAAGACGCGCTCTCCAAAGACGACCGCCGGCATGCCACCTGGTACGAGCCGGTGAATTATTACTCCGCCGGTTGGTTGTTCGGCCAGTTGCAGCCCGCCGATATCTCCGTCCATTTTTTAGACGTCGGCTGCGGCAAGGGAAGGGTGCTGGCGATCGCCGCCGCGCATGGCTTCACGAAAATAACCGGCATTGATTTTTCCCCGCGCCTCTGCGCCGCGGCCATGCGCCTCGTTGACGAGTTGCAGGCACGGCACCCGGCACTCTCGGCCGAAGTGATCTGTATGAACGTGCGCGATTATGCCGTGCCGGACACGGTGGGCGTCATCTTTTTGTTCAATCCTTTTACGGACGACATGATGGCCATTTTCATCGCGCAGGTGATGGCCTCCCTTCACCGCCGGCCGCGCCGCCTGAAAGTGCTGTACGCCAACCCGCAGTGCAAAGAACCGTGGCTCGATGCGGGTTTCACCGAAACCGCCGCTTTTACCAAACTGGAGCACCTTAAAGGCAGCGTGCTGGTTTTTGAGCCGTAAGGCCCGCGGAAATTATCCTGCGATATATTCTGTAATTTTGATACATGGAAGCTGATATCCATACGCTTTTTACATCGGGCCTGTACCGGATACTGGATTTTAAATGCCGGTGTACGGAATGCCATACGTCAAAGCCGGAACAGTCCGATACCTTCACCATCAGTTTCGTCAGAACGGGGAACTTCCTGTTTAATGTGTTCCGCAATTCCCTGGATTCCTATAACGGCTGCTTCCTCATCACCAAGCCGGGTTACGACCGTACCGTCACGCATGTGCACACGGTGCCCGACGAATGCACCATCTTCGATTTTTCGGACGGCGCTTACCGGGAGATCCGGGAACTGTACGGTCGCACGCGTTTCTTCCGCAGCAACGACCTTCATTCCACCCTGCTGCAGGCTTCCCCTGAACTGGAGTACACCCATTTTCACATCCTGCAATTGTTGCAGGCCAGGCAGCGCAACCAGCTGCAGATCGACCAGCTGGTGCTGGAAATGGCGCAGCAGGTACTGGGCAGCATTACGTTGTACCGCCCGAACGAAAAGCTGAACGACCGCCTCAAAAAGAACCATCTCGTAACCGTGGAAAGAGCGAAGGCTTATATGAGCGAACGCTTTGTGCAGGACGTTTCGTTACAGGAAGTGGCCGCGCACTGTCATATCAGCCCCTTTCATTTCAGCCGCATCTTCAAATCCTTTACGGGTTGTTCGCCGCATCAGTTCCTCACGGCCATCCGCCTGAAAAACGCCGCCATCCTGTTGCAGAACACCTTTCAGCCGGTGGCGGATATCGGCTTTGCCAGCGGTTTCAACAGCGCCGAGCATTTTGTGGCCGCATTCCGCCAGCGGTATCGCTGCTCGCCCTCGGACTATCGCCGCGCAAGAACTTCGTCTGCATTAAAAACCGATGTCTCATTTTTCAGGTGACGATGCTCCGCACCAGCCTCGCTTTCCGCCCGTCCCATCCATCCATCGCCCGCTGCGCCCGCATTTAAAATGAGCAAGATTCCTTAGTTCCCCGCCGGCCCGCCCCGGTAATTTTGTGCCGTAACCAAACCGCTTATTTTATGAACGCACAAATGCTGGAGACTTTAAAAACTTCACGGCAATTCACCCTCGACGTAGCCGACGCTATGCCTGCCTCAAAATACGGGTTCAAACCTGTGGAGCAGGTGTGGAATTTTGGGGAATTAATGCACCACATTGCCTACGGCATTCACTGGTGGGAACAGAATTATATCCGCATGGAAGAAACGGAATGGGCGCCGCCGGCGCCGGAACGCGGTAAAACAGCCATACGCACAGCCCTGGAGGAGGCGTATTGGGCGCTGGAACAATCCGTCAAGGGCAAAAAAATGGACGAGGCGGCTGTAAACGGCTTCCACAGCACGTTGCACCACATCGCCCATCACCGCGGGCAGGCGGTTACCTATCTTCGCTGCAACCAGATTACACCACCCGAATACGTTTATTAAGATGAAAGTCTATTATGTCAACAGTTACGACATTACCGATCCGGAACTGTTCAGTACTTACCCGCCGGCGGCATTGCCGGTGATGTACCGCTACGGGGCCGTTGTACTGGCGGCGGATACGGAAGGAAGGGCGGTGGAAGGCACGCCGCGGACGATGAATGCCGTGATAC
This window encodes:
- a CDS encoding SRPBCC family protein, with the translated sequence MKSIRRNISTGIPAMQAYARFVHELNNWWPRQYTWAQDKLQQISIDGCRGGFCHETGPYGFRCDWGRVIDLDAGDHIVFSWQISPKRTPEPDPDKASEVSVRFLPEAVEFEHRYFERHGEGAEEYFKGMDSPEGWDYILKCFADYCKAKPEVPDIE
- a CDS encoding CAP domain-containing protein — protein: MKTIAICLGAALMTYVLSSCSKEPLELREPPKATAIAAAAPDSVFAFDNNINKDLLLEMINAVRAKGCNCGKTYMPPVPPLTWNERLEKAAWLHSKEMRDSSYMSHTGKNGSTAGDRIKKMGYYYKMYRENLALGVLTEKTVIEGWMGSETHCLSMMNADIKETAVGKVANFWTQELAVAK
- a CDS encoding DUF695 domain-containing protein; the encoded protein is MNFLNKLFGKAPVQIRTYDEFWKWFAAHEKQFHKTVRKGEQIETLFFDKLSPVLHQLNENFYCLTGMYDDDTAELVISAEGEIKAFVFAEDLVAAAPPMRGWRFTALKPAIGLDTGIRMSGYEFNAGNISFYNSGDDAFPDEIDITFVHQEYDEDNKDTIGSGIQIFLENALGELTASMQIDSMRFGAANGNTLIPVAKLSEYLTWREAEFVEKYKNTQWDGDGAFSLLEAQDEYNMPIFAALNTSLLQWQHKPSHPWLLVLEIEYAYDENGLPNNAALDLLNQLEDELLARLEPAGAPLYLGRKTNGGSRMIYFACREFREVSRQTTAFIRQHPEHTIHYRIFKDKYWMTMDMFDISP
- a CDS encoding RagB/SusD family nutrient uptake outer membrane protein — translated: MKKIQSYILLAFAGIAVTSGCTKLNEEVLDEILITQQTEKEVAEGVTSAAYAKLPDIWQHTTYFALQEISTDEAILPYRGGTDWGDNGIYLSLHRHETTSTDPNVRNTWNHIFQGISRAFTAMEALKTNKDPNAPLFLAEARGIAAYYSMLSFDLFGLVFVKEDAEKTSKILRGTEALEYIKSELLAIEPVVESTTGPGRITKGAVWGLLARLYLNAAVYRDRYAATFDFKKEDMDKVVEYCDKIISSGQYSLSPEYFALFDDANHTNKELIFAVDQRADLNGHNRMAYFSLSGDMFPLPAYTGANGTDGPAITPDFYRAWANSTAPLDPAQADGRFFKQNLSIYTNPNDSCVEASKFNINRGILRGQQYGLVRQGGVFLKCDNGFMKLRKLVHDTRSKPTLLVDFTEQVDFTVPGSNYNSGYRVSKYEFSKTSVSGRNFGEHDIVILRLADAYLMRAEAKLRRGDAAATALADVNTVRASRTARIVPAPLTTINLDLLLRERGFEFYWESQRRTDMIRFGKYEGTWTEKNNTDKQKRIFPIPQSQIDGSSILPGYLVQNPGY
- a CDS encoding DinB family protein, translating into MNAQMLETLKTSRQFTLDVADAMPASKYGFKPVEQVWNFGELMHHIAYGIHWWEQNYIRMEETEWAPPAPERGKTAIRTALEEAYWALEQSVKGKKMDEAAVNGFHSTLHHIAHHRGQAVTYLRCNQITPPEYVY
- a CDS encoding AraC family transcriptional regulator encodes the protein MDTAYRKGRNEGLYAGSDAIQAQAAHAGPLMGQMARGVEGRPYEEKENLPVTPRMQTLIDEMLQFRNDGGWQHLYLQAKTLELLALQCQQLENTANKPRGLRPDEIGKVHQAREALLCDIQHPPSLTALARIAGLNEYKLKTGFKEVFGNTVFGYLKNYRLTLARQLLLGGGKTATEVAYETGYSTLQHFSNEFKKKFGISPGKLGGK
- a CDS encoding class I SAM-dependent methyltransferase → MLYFYYFLYIGWHWNFNLAWFVIRHEMAGERQYGIHTTGTYNLKDALSKDDRRHATWYEPVNYYSAGWLFGQLQPADISVHFLDVGCGKGRVLAIAAAHGFTKITGIDFSPRLCAAAMRLVDELQARHPALSAEVICMNVRDYAVPDTVGVIFLFNPFTDDMMAIFIAQVMASLHRRPRRLKVLYANPQCKEPWLDAGFTETAAFTKLEHLKGSVLVFEP
- a CDS encoding lysophospholipid acyltransferase family protein; the encoded protein is MLYFVLYKILRYRYAVVLQNLSRSFPERSYADISQVAAGFYRHFCRIFLEMGMMFFVSERKMKNRVRVKNPELLEQFHAKGQNIIIMLGHYGNWESLNILPRYFNFNLYAVYKPLSNAFFNRVMQRLRSRFGLRLLPMHKVGRHMLTKKAQAGAYILVSDQFPPNEAHTVRFLHQPTRVITGAERLAKTTGATVVYASVKKTAGPADWEISFRLICDAPAVSLPYEITHKFTEYLEEDIRENPQYWLWTHRRWKQQ
- a CDS encoding AraC family transcriptional regulator, which translates into the protein MEADIHTLFTSGLYRILDFKCRCTECHTSKPEQSDTFTISFVRTGNFLFNVFRNSLDSYNGCFLITKPGYDRTVTHVHTVPDECTIFDFSDGAYREIRELYGRTRFFRSNDLHSTLLQASPELEYTHFHILQLLQARQRNQLQIDQLVLEMAQQVLGSITLYRPNEKLNDRLKKNHLVTVERAKAYMSERFVQDVSLQEVAAHCHISPFHFSRIFKSFTGCSPHQFLTAIRLKNAAILLQNTFQPVADIGFASGFNSAEHFVAAFRQRYRCSPSDYRRARTSSALKTDVSFFR
- a CDS encoding DUF1330 domain-containing protein — encoded protein: MKVYYVNSYDITDPELFSTYPPAALPVMYRYGAVVLAADTEGRAVEGTPRTMNAVIQFPSEEAALACYDDPEYRAAKEIRIRSTANCTMVLVKEIKTGR
- a CDS encoding flavin reductase family protein; its protein translation is MKRPYKKADLPVSDIRRFLEPGPVVLVSSHYKGKNNIMTMGWHTVLEFSPSLIGCMITAANHSFGMIRQSGECVINIPTADMIGTIIGIGNTHGTRVNKFRKFGLTAEPAATVKAPRIKECYANFECRLADRKMLDDYNFFILEVLKAQAATYPRYPKTVHYRGNGVFMISGKHVAFPEKFKRGNL
- a CDS encoding Hsp20/alpha crystallin family protein yields the protein MNTNLARRNRSFPANDPWRDFLNLESFFPDFSSKRTQLPAVNISEDEKSYQLDVVAPGFKKEDFKVNVEDDTLTISAETQQESTDNGKQYSRREYSYNAFTRSFQLPDNTKDGEIKASYTDGVLKLTIPKSEQQTKATKEIKIG